In Haladaptatus paucihalophilus DX253, the following proteins share a genomic window:
- a CDS encoding ribbon-helix-helix domain-containing protein, with protein sequence MVTFEVTLPDRIDSDIDRLVDQGDFLNREQAIEELLSLGVSAHGVSHETEDELSEDLFTQAVDDQQDPASYQDEPL encoded by the coding sequence ATGGTCACGTTTGAGGTGACGCTGCCCGACCGTATCGACAGCGACATCGACCGCCTTGTCGACCAAGGTGACTTCCTGAATCGAGAACAGGCGATAGAAGAACTCCTCTCGCTGGGAGTGTCGGCCCATGGGGTGAGCCACGAAACGGAAGACGAACTGTCCGAAGACCTGTTCACGCAAGCCGTCGACGACCAGCAGGACCCCGCTAGCTATCAAGACGAACCGCTCTAG
- a CDS encoding phosphoglycerol geranylgeranyltransferase, which produces MATPWERWHHVTKVDPDKSLRDGDTYAAIADTGTDAIVVGGTTNVTESNVRSILDALSSADVPVFVEPTYLPTVPPNDAFSGYLIPIVLNAGDTTWITGAHHEWIRSSARIDWERTYTEAYIVLNPESAVATYTRANCDLDIADIAAYARLAEHVLNQDIVYLEFSGTLGDPTAVAAARDALTAASLFYGGGIHDYDSAYEMARVADSVVVGDLLHDAGLEAVETTVRGVRDANRT; this is translated from the coding sequence ATGGCGACTCCGTGGGAACGTTGGCATCACGTGACCAAGGTCGACCCCGACAAATCACTTCGTGACGGGGATACCTACGCCGCCATCGCCGACACGGGGACCGATGCCATCGTCGTCGGCGGCACTACGAACGTCACCGAATCGAACGTCCGGTCGATTCTCGACGCGCTCTCGTCCGCCGACGTTCCGGTATTCGTAGAACCGACCTATCTGCCGACCGTGCCCCCGAACGACGCCTTTTCCGGCTATCTGATACCCATCGTCCTGAACGCGGGCGACACGACGTGGATAACGGGAGCGCACCACGAGTGGATTCGGTCGTCCGCGCGTATCGATTGGGAGCGCACGTACACCGAGGCGTACATCGTCCTAAATCCCGAGTCCGCGGTTGCGACGTATACCCGAGCGAATTGTGACCTCGATATCGCCGACATCGCCGCCTACGCCCGCCTCGCCGAGCACGTCCTCAACCAGGATATCGTCTATCTCGAATTTTCCGGGACGCTCGGCGACCCGACCGCCGTCGCTGCGGCGCGAGATGCGCTCACGGCCGCGAGTCTCTTCTACGGTGGCGGCATCCACGACTACGACTCGGCGTACGAGATGGCGCGCGTGGCTGATTCCGTCGTCGTCGGTGATTTACTGCACGACGCCGGTCTCGAAGCGGTCGAGACCACGGTTCGCGGTGTCCGTGATGCAAACCGAACGTAA
- a CDS encoding SDR family oxidoreductase, protein MDELLSDKVAVITGGSSGIGRTIAKTFAEEGADIVVADVREDAREGGPPTHELISEETDSEATYVDCDVTEPDDLEASVEAAERYGGIDIMVNNAGIFRGEDFLDVSEREYDQLMDVNVKGVFFGAQAAAKRMVANGGGSIINLSSVAGLEGTGEYVTYCTSKGAVRLMTYALADKLGPEGVRVNAIHPGVIETAMTTDDVAIVGTEEGEMYEQMIPSRRFGTPTDVANGALYLASDLADYVTGESLVLDGGLTNTG, encoded by the coding sequence ATGGATGAACTACTGTCCGACAAGGTAGCGGTCATAACCGGCGGGTCGAGTGGTATCGGCCGTACGATTGCGAAAACGTTCGCCGAGGAGGGCGCCGATATCGTCGTCGCTGACGTTCGTGAAGACGCTCGCGAAGGCGGGCCGCCGACGCACGAACTGATTTCCGAGGAAACGGATTCCGAGGCGACGTACGTCGACTGCGATGTCACCGAGCCTGATGACCTGGAGGCGAGTGTCGAAGCGGCGGAACGGTACGGTGGAATCGACATCATGGTCAACAACGCGGGGATTTTCCGGGGAGAGGACTTTCTCGACGTGTCCGAACGGGAGTACGACCAACTGATGGACGTCAACGTCAAGGGAGTGTTCTTTGGGGCGCAAGCCGCCGCCAAACGGATGGTTGCAAACGGTGGCGGCAGTATCATCAACCTCTCCAGCGTCGCCGGGTTGGAGGGAACCGGGGAGTACGTCACCTACTGTACCTCGAAGGGAGCCGTTCGACTGATGACGTACGCACTCGCCGACAAACTCGGTCCGGAAGGCGTTCGCGTCAACGCGATTCATCCCGGCGTCATCGAGACGGCGATGACCACCGACGACGTTGCCATCGTCGGAACCGAAGAAGGGGAGATGTACGAGCAGATGATTCCCTCGCGTCGATTCGGCACGCCGACGGACGTCGCCAATGGCGCACTCTACCTGGCGTCCGACCTCGCGGATTACGTCACCGGGGAGTCGCTCGTTCTGGACGGAGGGCTCACGAACACCGGGTGA